From the genome of Vicia villosa cultivar HV-30 ecotype Madison, WI linkage group LG2, Vvil1.0, whole genome shotgun sequence, one region includes:
- the LOC131652997 gene encoding uncharacterized protein LOC131652997 isoform X1: MNLEQSVKDLQAQNTEFQALILNLSKGQDELKSLLTKKEKKTKKPKGVLNLGRRFKGPLKKVEETEAPKEGKKTRGKKLRPILQLRDAETSEDSDEDEQDDDASIKTDAKSNHDSAELSEEEEDYYHEGEHPDDKYKMLEERLRSVEIQKVPGLDFEELGLVPGVVIPPKFKTPAFAKYDGVSCPKLHLRSYVRKIQPHTADKRLWIHFFQESLSGTQLEWYYQLESTNIHTWEDLVVAFYKQYQYNSDLVPTRMQLQSMSMGPKESFKEYAQKWRDLAGRVRPSLNDRELVDIFMGTLTGPFYSHLLGSSSSGFTDLILTGERVESGIRSGKIQIATSSGTTKKHFNGRADSNAVYGQKRINHDQSIGAVLSSTPAPQQGRQDKQVTPRRQFTKINMSLAQALQHLLKLKLITLKDPPKNPSTSARSYNPNMRCAYHSDSPGHDTNSCWTLRNKIQDMIDAGEVEFDPPETPNVAANNVDG; the protein is encoded by the coding sequence atgaatctcgaacaatcagttaaggatctccaagctcaaaacaccgagttccaagccttgattctgaatttgtccaaggggcaagatgagctgaaatcccttctgactaagaaggaaaagaagaccaagaaacctaaaggtgttctcaatctgggaagaaggttcaaaggccctctcaaaaaggttgaagaaactgaagctcccaaagagggtaagaagactcgagggaaaaagcttagaccaatcttgcaactcagggatgctgaaacctctgaagacagtgatgaggatgagcaagatgatgatgctagtatcaaaaccgatgcaaaaagtaaccacgactctgccgaactctctgaagaagaagaggactattaccatgagggcgaacatcccgatgacaaatacaagatgttagaagagcgtctgagaagtgtggaaattcagaaggtacctgggctggattttgaagagcttggacttgtgcctggggtcgttattcctccaaaattcaaaactcccgcctttgctaagtatgatggagtctcttgtcctaaactacacttgaggtcttatgtaaggaagattcaacctcacactgctgataagaggctctggatccatttctttcaggaaagcttatctggaactcaactcgaatggtactatcaactggaaagtaccaacatccatacctgggaagatttagttgttgccttctataagcaataccaatataattccgatctcgtaccaactcgcatgcaactacaaagcatgtctatgggacctaaagaaagtttcaaagagtacgcacaaaagtggagagatctagctggaagagtccgaccttctttgaatgatagagagttggtggacatattcatgggcacgctaactgggccgttctatagtcacttactgggTAGCTCCTCATCTGGCTTtactgacctcatactgactggggaacgtgtcgagagtggcattcgaagtggtaagattcaaatagcgacatcctcaggtactacaaagaagcatttcaatgggagggcagattccaatgctgtgtatgggcagaaaaggataaaccatgatcaatctattggggcagttctgagctccacaccggcgcctcaacaaggtcgtcaagacaaacaagtcacacccagacgtcaattcacaaagatcaatatgtcactagctcaagcactacaacacttgttgaagttaaagttgatcactctaaaggatccccctaagaatcctagtacttctgctcgaagctataatcccaatatgaggtgtgcataccactctgatagtcctggtcatgatacgaatagctgctggacattaaggaacaaaatccaagatatgatcgatgctggagaagtcgagtttgatcctcctgagactcctaatgtagctgctaataatgtggatggctag